A region from the Halobacillus mangrovi genome encodes:
- a CDS encoding galactitol-1-phosphate 5-dehydrogenase, with product MKTLNLYGEQDIRFEDTPVPVIEKEDDVVIKVKAVGVCGSDISRYKKLGPYVEGMTFGHEFAGEVVEVGPAVERIKVGDRVSGCPTFYCGTCHSCLKGNLSQCEKLTVIGARHPGAYAEFVNLPAKHVLLLPENVDYDTAAMIEPSSVVAHGFYRTSIHPGATVAIMGCGSIGLLAIQWARIFGAKKVIAIDIDDRKLDIAEKVGADVRVNPKNGPSHHQVAEVTDQIGVDLAVECAGSPITSEQILALSKKGGEVLYMGIPYAPIDMERFYFEKIVRNELKIIGSWNAISAPFPGEEWSSTLHYMSTGQLNIKPMISHRLPLEKGPDTFQNLIHQNVSYVKVLFYP from the coding sequence ATGAAAACCTTAAACCTTTATGGTGAACAGGATATAAGATTTGAAGATACACCTGTACCCGTCATTGAAAAAGAAGATGATGTTGTGATTAAGGTGAAAGCCGTCGGGGTTTGCGGGTCGGATATTTCCCGATATAAAAAGCTAGGGCCATATGTAGAAGGAATGACGTTTGGTCATGAATTCGCTGGTGAAGTCGTAGAAGTAGGTCCAGCTGTTGAAAGAATTAAAGTTGGTGATCGAGTTTCCGGCTGCCCTACCTTTTACTGTGGGACTTGCCATAGCTGTTTAAAAGGGAATTTATCGCAATGCGAAAAACTTACTGTGATAGGAGCTCGCCACCCCGGAGCTTATGCAGAGTTTGTTAATTTACCTGCTAAGCATGTCCTTCTTCTCCCGGAAAATGTTGATTATGATACGGCGGCCATGATTGAACCATCCTCTGTTGTCGCTCACGGGTTTTATCGTACGAGCATTCATCCCGGGGCGACTGTAGCCATTATGGGTTGCGGAAGCATTGGATTATTGGCTATTCAGTGGGCAAGGATCTTCGGTGCCAAAAAAGTCATCGCCATTGATATCGATGATAGAAAGCTTGATATTGCTGAAAAAGTAGGAGCGGATGTAAGGGTTAACCCTAAGAATGGTCCATCTCACCACCAAGTAGCTGAAGTAACAGATCAGATTGGAGTTGATTTAGCAGTAGAATGTGCTGGATCTCCAATCACTTCAGAACAGATTCTTGCTCTATCTAAAAAAGGTGGGGAAGTTCTTTACATGGGCATTCCTTATGCTCCTATTGACATGGAACGTTTTTATTTTGAAAAGATTGTCCGGAACGAGTTAAAAATCATCGGCTCCTGGAATGCGATTTCAGCACCATTTCCTGGTGAAGAATGGAGCTCCACGCTTCATTACATGAGTACGGGGCAGTTAAACATTAAGCCGATGATCTCGCATCGATTGCCACTGGAAAAAGGACCAGACACCTTTCAAAATCTCATTCACCAGAATGTCTCTTATGTTAAAGTGCTTTTTTATCCATAA
- a CDS encoding zinc-binding dehydrogenase, translating to MKALVKTELGFGNLEIQEKQEPVVGDGQVKIEVKYAGVCGSDIHTYEGHYKVKVPVTLGHEFSGVVVDIGEGVTEFKIGDRVTSETTFYVCGTCEYCKNGDYNLCNYRKGLGTQQDGGFAKYLIARKQSVHHLPEHVDDRSAAMTEPLACTHHAVDKTEINEGDLVVVIGPGPIGLFTAQVAKSRGARIIIAGLSNDQIRLKKAEELGIDYAVNIQEQDLKELVNKLTDSYGADVVFECSGAVQAANQALDLLKKKGQYGQVGIFPHSEVSFDLEKIIQKEIRVVGSRSQKSADWEPSLELMNSGRVNAQSLVTHEYPITQWEQAYQAIKSGEAIKVLLTPVE from the coding sequence TTGAAAGCACTCGTAAAAACAGAGCTTGGGTTTGGAAATCTGGAAATTCAAGAAAAACAGGAGCCGGTCGTTGGCGATGGTCAAGTGAAAATAGAGGTTAAGTATGCAGGAGTTTGTGGGTCTGATATTCATACTTATGAAGGGCATTACAAAGTGAAAGTACCTGTCACCTTAGGCCATGAATTCTCAGGTGTTGTTGTCGATATAGGAGAAGGAGTGACCGAATTTAAAATAGGTGACCGTGTAACATCCGAAACCACCTTTTATGTGTGTGGAACATGTGAGTACTGTAAAAACGGTGATTATAATCTCTGTAATTACAGGAAAGGGCTTGGAACGCAGCAGGATGGTGGGTTTGCGAAATATTTGATTGCACGGAAGCAAAGTGTTCATCATCTTCCGGAACACGTAGATGATCGGTCAGCTGCTATGACCGAGCCGCTTGCTTGTACTCACCATGCAGTGGATAAGACTGAGATTAATGAGGGAGACCTTGTTGTTGTAATTGGTCCTGGCCCTATTGGTTTATTTACAGCTCAGGTGGCAAAAAGCAGAGGTGCCAGAATCATCATTGCTGGACTGTCTAACGACCAAATCCGTCTTAAAAAAGCAGAGGAACTGGGAATAGACTATGCAGTTAATATTCAAGAGCAAGACCTTAAAGAGTTGGTAAACAAGCTAACAGATAGTTATGGAGCAGATGTTGTTTTTGAATGTTCAGGAGCCGTTCAAGCAGCTAATCAGGCATTGGATTTGTTAAAGAAAAAAGGGCAATATGGACAAGTGGGAATCTTCCCTCATTCAGAGGTTTCTTTTGACCTTGAAAAAATTATTCAGAAGGAAATCAGAGTAGTAGGCAGCAGAAGTCAAAAGTCAGCCGATTGGGAACCCTCTCTTGAATTGATGAACAGCGGTCGAGTGAACGCTCAGTCGCTCGTTACTCATGAGTATCCGATTACACAATGGGAGCAAGCTTACCAAGCGATTAAAAGCGGAGAAGCTATTAAAGTTTTATTAACTCCTGTCGAGTAA
- a CDS encoding galactitol-specific PTS transporter subunit IIC: MQGFVDIVQGFLDLGATVILPVAIFLLGLLFGQKPGKAFRSGLTIGVAFVGIFLVVDLLVNNLGPAAQGMVDRLGVDLNVIDVGWPASSSIAWASVVAAFIIPLGLVVNVIMLLTKTTKTMNVDIWNFWHYTFMAAMVYAISGSIVQGLIAAVIFQIVCLKVADWTAPMVGEFFDLPGVSIATGSTISYAPGIILVRWLNKVPGVKNWNADPDTIQKRFGIFGESIFIGLFLGAAIGVLAGYSVGEVIEIGMAMAAVMVLMPRMVKILMEGLMPVSESARQWLSKRFGDREIYIGLDAAVALGHPAVISTALILVPITVVLAVVLPGNSLLPFGDLATIPFVVAFIVGAARGNIVHSVIVGTLMIALSLYMATDVAPVFTEMAVNADFNMPEGSAKISSIDQGGNLVNWIIFKVFSLFN, translated from the coding sequence ATGCAAGGTTTCGTCGACATCGTACAAGGTTTTTTAGATTTAGGGGCCACGGTCATCTTGCCCGTTGCCATCTTTTTATTAGGATTACTGTTCGGACAGAAACCAGGAAAAGCATTTCGGTCTGGACTGACAATCGGTGTTGCTTTTGTCGGTATATTCTTAGTCGTTGATTTGTTGGTAAATAATTTAGGGCCAGCTGCGCAAGGAATGGTAGATCGGTTAGGCGTCGATTTAAATGTGATTGACGTAGGATGGCCGGCCTCATCTTCTATAGCCTGGGCCTCTGTTGTAGCGGCATTCATTATTCCTTTAGGGCTTGTAGTGAATGTGATTATGCTCCTAACCAAAACAACGAAAACAATGAACGTTGATATATGGAATTTTTGGCACTATACGTTTATGGCCGCTATGGTTTATGCGATATCCGGCAGCATTGTACAAGGACTAATTGCTGCTGTCATCTTCCAAATTGTTTGTCTTAAAGTAGCAGATTGGACAGCCCCTATGGTCGGTGAATTCTTCGACTTGCCAGGTGTTTCCATTGCAACAGGAAGTACAATTTCGTATGCTCCTGGAATTATATTAGTCAGGTGGCTGAATAAAGTTCCAGGCGTTAAAAATTGGAATGCAGATCCGGACACCATTCAAAAGCGGTTTGGGATCTTCGGGGAATCCATTTTCATCGGCTTATTTTTAGGTGCTGCGATTGGTGTGCTGGCGGGCTACAGTGTAGGAGAAGTTATTGAAATCGGAATGGCAATGGCAGCCGTTATGGTGCTTATGCCACGAATGGTCAAGATTCTTATGGAAGGATTAATGCCAGTGTCAGAGTCCGCCCGTCAATGGTTATCTAAAAGATTTGGTGATCGAGAAATATATATAGGTCTGGATGCTGCTGTCGCTTTAGGGCACCCAGCCGTTATCTCCACAGCATTAATTCTTGTACCAATTACTGTTGTCCTAGCTGTTGTATTACCTGGGAATTCTCTTTTACCATTCGGTGATTTAGCTACGATCCCGTTTGTAGTGGCCTTTATCGTTGGAGCGGCACGAGGAAATATCGTCCATTCAGTCATTGTAGGAACATTGATGATTGCTCTTTCCCTTTATATGGCTACCGATGTAGCTCCAGTCTTCACTGAAATGGCAGTCAATGCTGACTTTAATATGCCGGAAGGGTCCGCAAAGATTTCAAGTATTGACCAGGGAGGAAATCTTGTAAACTGGATCATTTTCAAAGTATTTAGCTTGTTCAATTAA
- a CDS encoding PTS sugar transporter subunit IIB produces the protein MAKKQVLVACGAGIATSTVVNGAIEEMAKENNLSVDLVQIKISEVGGYVDTADLLVTTAMTQKDYPFPVINARSFLTGIGTEDTKKEILQELQK, from the coding sequence ATGGCAAAGAAACAAGTGTTGGTCGCATGTGGCGCAGGTATTGCAACGTCAACAGTAGTGAATGGAGCTATTGAAGAGATGGCGAAAGAGAACAATTTAAGTGTTGATCTTGTCCAGATCAAGATATCAGAAGTTGGTGGTTACGTCGACACTGCAGACCTATTAGTAACGACAGCAATGACTCAGAAGGATTATCCATTTCCAGTAATTAACGCTCGGTCATTTCTAACTGGAATTGGCACTGAGGATACGAAAAAAGAAATATTACAAGAACTCCAAAAATAA
- a CDS encoding PTS sugar transporter subunit IIB, giving the protein MAKKQVLVACGAGIATSTVVNGAIEEMAKENNLSVDLVQIKISEVGGYVDTADLLVTTAMTQKDYPFPVINARSFLTGIGTEDTKKEILTALQK; this is encoded by the coding sequence ATGGCAAAGAAACAAGTGTTGGTCGCATGTGGCGCAGGTATTGCAACGTCAACAGTAGTGAATGGAGCTATTGAAGAGATGGCGAAAGAGAACAATTTAAGTGTTGATCTTGTCCAGATCAAGATATCAGAAGTTGGTGGTTACGTCGACACTGCAGACCTATTAGTAACGACAGCAATGACTCAGAAGGATTATCCATTTCCAGTAATTAATGCTCGATCATTTTTAACTGGAATCGGCACAGAAGATACGAAAAAAGAAATTTTGACAGCGCTTCAAAAATAA
- a CDS encoding PTS sugar transporter subunit IIA, which yields MSEIYFNESVILLGVEANSKEDVLEVMSRNLVEQKLVKETFPPAIIAREEEYATGLPTAGVAVAIPHTDVEHVNRKTISVGVLKNTVDFGVMGDDKETIPVQIVFLLAMDEAHSQLSLLQQLMKVFQNEDVLLSILNDQNKTSIRDLMEEKLDFGALEGEK from the coding sequence ATGAGCGAAATCTACTTTAATGAGTCCGTCATTCTACTTGGTGTAGAGGCAAATTCAAAAGAAGATGTGTTAGAAGTTATGAGCAGGAACCTCGTGGAGCAAAAGTTAGTGAAAGAAACTTTTCCCCCAGCTATCATAGCTCGAGAAGAAGAATATGCGACGGGGCTACCGACAGCAGGGGTAGCGGTTGCCATCCCGCATACTGATGTTGAACATGTCAATCGGAAAACGATAAGTGTTGGAGTATTGAAAAATACAGTCGATTTTGGAGTCATGGGCGATGATAAGGAAACGATCCCAGTTCAAATTGTATTTTTGTTAGCCATGGATGAAGCTCATTCCCAATTATCATTACTTCAGCAGTTGATGAAGGTATTCCAAAATGAAGATGTATTGTTATCTATTTTGAATGACCAGAATAAAACAAGCATCAGAGATCTAATGGAAGAAAAATTAGATTTTGGTGCACTAGAAGGAGAGAAATAA
- a CDS encoding BglG family transcription antiterminator, translating into MALNERSKKILHDLVINPRITSTTLEKKYNLTRRQLGYSFNKINEWLLIENLPQIERTRQGQFIIDQSIFTKVNSEDRPSVSTPVLSERQRTYLIILMLISREELSLNHFTFELDFSKNTILHDLKQAQAFLDEYNLTIKYSRKSGYLLEGKEFQVRRVLIRVIYELLSMRSGSEKVKELASLSSDELTQFTQLIERFEDKLNIQFTDEKIETMPYILTLFLRRIEKGFVISTFAVKHEDVSNTKEFQATEEILQTMNIPEKERLFITLHLLTTNVYRSEDLSEEESMGEMVPAVKQMLQLFERSACIYFQDREQLVEKLFQHLRPAYYRIKYELTEAQPIQDSITRELKEVHHLVIRSIAPLEDYIGQKIPENEIIYVTMLIGGWMTRQGESIEKKVKAIVVCPQGVSVSRLLFNQLKELFPEFVFLDSLSVREYMEYELDYDFIFSTTPLTAEGKLFTCQAFLDQEDRLRLRKQVMMEVQGYILNDIHVDHLMDIIRNHTSIKDEKALVEELHSYVHRDEESSIKQSVQSKDIHLDDLLPAEHISIKESVPSWEEAIRLASKPLVRNGYVESRYVEAMVHQARDPYIVIAPHLAIPHAAPEDGVKKVGMSLLKVEEGVSFTAEETVHIIVVISAVDKKKHMHALMQLMNLAGSQKDRNRIIESNDFKEIQDLIQTYSTE; encoded by the coding sequence ATGGCATTAAATGAACGAAGTAAAAAAATTCTTCATGACCTAGTGATCAATCCACGAATAACTAGTACAACTCTTGAAAAGAAATATAACCTTACAAGAAGACAACTCGGGTACAGTTTCAACAAAATAAATGAGTGGTTATTGATTGAAAACCTTCCTCAAATTGAACGAACCAGGCAAGGACAGTTTATTATTGACCAGTCAATATTTACCAAGGTAAACAGTGAAGACAGGCCATCAGTAAGTACACCTGTTTTATCAGAGAGACAAAGGACCTATTTGATTATTTTAATGCTCATCAGCAGAGAGGAACTATCCTTGAATCACTTTACGTTTGAGTTGGATTTTAGTAAAAATACAATTCTTCATGATTTAAAGCAAGCTCAGGCGTTTCTAGATGAGTATAACTTGACCATCAAATACTCGAGGAAATCAGGCTATTTACTGGAAGGTAAAGAATTTCAAGTTCGGAGAGTACTCATCAGAGTCATTTATGAATTACTTTCGATGCGTAGCGGGTCTGAAAAGGTGAAGGAATTAGCATCTTTATCTTCAGATGAACTAACACAATTTACTCAACTGATTGAGAGATTTGAAGACAAGCTTAATATTCAATTTACAGATGAAAAGATAGAAACGATGCCTTATATTCTTACTTTATTTTTAAGAAGAATAGAAAAAGGATTTGTCATTTCAACTTTTGCAGTTAAGCATGAGGATGTATCTAATACAAAGGAATTTCAAGCAACCGAAGAAATTCTTCAGACCATGAACATCCCTGAAAAGGAGAGGTTGTTCATCACCCTCCATCTCCTGACGACTAACGTTTATCGTTCAGAGGACCTTTCAGAAGAAGAGTCAATGGGAGAAATGGTACCAGCAGTTAAGCAGATGCTCCAACTTTTTGAAAGAAGTGCGTGTATCTATTTTCAAGACAGAGAGCAATTGGTAGAAAAGCTCTTTCAGCATCTTCGTCCGGCATACTATAGGATCAAATACGAGCTTACAGAAGCTCAGCCCATACAAGATTCGATTACGAGAGAACTAAAAGAGGTCCACCATCTTGTTATAAGATCGATAGCCCCGCTGGAAGACTATATCGGACAAAAAATACCAGAAAATGAAATCATCTATGTGACCATGTTAATTGGTGGGTGGATGACCAGACAAGGGGAAAGCATTGAAAAGAAAGTAAAAGCCATTGTTGTTTGTCCTCAAGGGGTATCTGTTTCAAGACTGCTTTTCAACCAGTTGAAAGAATTATTCCCCGAGTTTGTTTTTCTAGACTCTCTATCTGTACGAGAGTATATGGAATATGAATTGGATTACGATTTTATTTTTTCTACGACTCCTTTGACAGCGGAAGGTAAATTGTTTACTTGTCAGGCTTTCCTTGATCAGGAAGATCGGTTAAGGCTTCGCAAGCAAGTGATGATGGAAGTTCAAGGATATATTTTGAATGACATCCATGTGGACCATCTAATGGATATTATACGAAATCATACGTCCATTAAGGATGAAAAGGCGTTAGTGGAGGAGTTGCACTCTTATGTACACCGTGATGAAGAGTCATCCATTAAGCAAAGTGTTCAAAGCAAGGATATTCACTTAGACGATCTCCTTCCCGCCGAGCACATCTCTATTAAAGAATCTGTCCCATCATGGGAGGAAGCCATTCGGCTAGCTTCTAAACCTTTGGTCCGGAATGGGTATGTAGAATCGCGCTACGTCGAGGCTATGGTTCACCAAGCAAGGGATCCTTATATTGTTATAGCTCCTCACCTGGCTATTCCACATGCTGCTCCAGAGGATGGGGTAAAGAAAGTCGGAATGAGCTTATTGAAAGTAGAGGAAGGGGTCTCGTTTACTGCAGAAGAAACTGTTCACATCATAGTGGTCATTTCGGCAGTAGATAAGAAAAAACATATGCATGCATTGATGCAATTGATGAACTTAGCAGGGTCGCAAAAAGATAGGAACAGAATCATAGAGTCCAACGACTTTAAAGAAATCCAGGACTTGATCCAGACCTATTCCACTGAATAA
- a CDS encoding SRPBCC family protein: MIEWKEERVINANIETVWQLFREENMPTIMPKVIENKPVHMEEGVVGSKYQQKYQEGKRVETYIVETRGFEDTIQKKYKRINFVLAKAFEIDLSFTLEKVDDSTTRFIYSGQNKGTNFVGRAVMKLGGKKNNNKVVQEFMDRVEKESLKQEEEAKQK, translated from the coding sequence ATGATTGAGTGGAAAGAAGAACGTGTGATTAATGCCAATATTGAAACGGTGTGGCAGTTGTTTCGAGAGGAAAACATGCCAACGATTATGCCAAAAGTGATTGAGAATAAACCTGTCCATATGGAAGAAGGAGTAGTAGGATCGAAATACCAGCAAAAATATCAGGAAGGAAAGCGAGTAGAAACTTACATCGTCGAAACACGGGGTTTTGAAGATACTATACAGAAGAAATACAAACGCATCAACTTCGTTTTAGCTAAGGCATTTGAAATCGATCTGTCCTTTACATTGGAAAAAGTCGATGACTCCACCACACGCTTCATATACTCAGGGCAAAATAAAGGAACAAATTTTGTTGGCAGAGCGGTGATGAAACTTGGGGGCAAGAAAAACAATAATAAGGTAGTTCAAGAGTTTATGGATCGTGTGGAGAAAGAATCTTTGAAACAAGAGGAAGAAGCTAAGCAGAAATAA
- a CDS encoding MerR family transcriptional regulator — protein MYKVSEFSYLTGLSKETLRYYAEVELLEPAYINPENNYRYYDDGSYLLAMLLNKLRGFGLTIQEMKTVMNDESFANLERLLVEKKRNIEYQIEELQLKIEDINEFIESGRESEE, from the coding sequence ATGTATAAAGTGAGCGAATTTTCATATTTGACGGGTCTATCTAAAGAAACGCTAAGGTATTATGCAGAAGTAGAGCTTTTAGAACCTGCTTATATCAATCCAGAAAATAACTACCGTTATTACGATGATGGCTCCTATCTGTTAGCTATGTTATTGAATAAGCTAAGGGGATTCGGGCTCACTATTCAGGAAATGAAGACGGTTATGAACGATGAGTCTTTTGCCAATTTGGAGAGGTTATTGGTTGAGAAAAAAAGAAATATTGAATATCAAATAGAGGAGTTACAGTTAAAAATTGAGGATATCAATGAATTCATTGAGTCTGGAAGGGAGTCTGAAGAATGA
- a CDS encoding lipase family alpha/beta hydrolase, with protein MNDKKPLIVVPGLFGSMSNKIIPGTGGWSFGLAGMVYEPFILMLETMGYRRDQNLFICFYDWSQHIEHSAQHYLAKTIRYAKQQTGSDEVNIVSHSMGGLVSRAYVQGPTYQNDVDQLIILCTPNAGSAPNYSYWTEGELSVNINGKFNFVHFYMRFYIDYLQRRYSTSKTEAIHQHFHGLQDILPSSYYGNYLINNANGNRRFVEYSKMRTKNPFLDQLNNNRGIIQNRGIPVTIIAGTEEETINYLEVDAPTSQCPDGRVAGAAFTNLGDGDATQHSVFLLEGDHYTIKGTHVEVLYKSENILRSKL; from the coding sequence ATGAATGATAAAAAACCTCTTATTGTTGTGCCTGGTCTATTTGGATCAATGAGTAACAAAATTATACCAGGAACTGGGGGATGGAGCTTTGGACTAGCTGGTATGGTATATGAACCATTTATACTAATGCTGGAAACAATGGGGTATCGTCGTGATCAAAATCTATTCATTTGTTTTTATGACTGGAGTCAGCACATCGAACATTCTGCTCAACACTACCTTGCCAAAACAATCCGTTACGCTAAACAACAGACTGGTTCCGATGAGGTTAATATCGTTTCTCACAGTATGGGAGGCCTTGTTTCAAGGGCCTATGTGCAGGGACCAACCTATCAGAATGACGTAGATCAATTAATCATTTTATGTACACCGAATGCGGGATCCGCTCCCAATTACAGTTACTGGACGGAAGGGGAGCTTTCAGTGAATATTAACGGAAAATTTAACTTTGTCCATTTTTACATGAGATTTTATATTGATTACTTACAAAGACGGTATAGCACCAGTAAGACTGAAGCTATTCACCAACATTTTCACGGACTTCAGGATATCCTCCCTTCCTCTTACTATGGCAATTATCTAATCAACAATGCTAATGGAAACCGCCGCTTTGTGGAGTATTCTAAGATGAGAACAAAAAACCCTTTTCTCGATCAGCTCAACAACAACCGTGGGATTATCCAAAATCGCGGCATCCCTGTTACGATTATTGCAGGTACTGAAGAAGAAACGATCAACTATCTAGAAGTAGATGCCCCTACCTCTCAATGCCCAGATGGAAGAGTGGCAGGAGCAGCATTTACTAATCTTGGGGACGGCGATGCCACCCAACATAGTGTATTCTTGTTGGAAGGAGATCACTATACAATTAAAGGAACACACGTGGAAGTCCTTTATAAAAGCGAGAACATTCTTAGAAGTAAACTATGA
- the glmS gene encoding glutamine--fructose-6-phosphate transaminase (isomerizing): MCGIVGYIGQEDTKEILLNGLEKLEYRGYDSAGIATLNQGGVDVFKVKGRIATLREAVDENVKATLGIGHTRWATHGAPSKENAHPHQSKSGRFTIVHNGVIENYVDVRDEYLADVELKSETDTEIIVQLIEVLHNEMNDVAAAFRKAVQLLTGSYAIALIDAENEDTIYVAKNKSPLLVGLGDDFNVVASDSMAALHVTDQFLELMDKETVIVRRDGVEIQDVDGTSVTREPFTAEIDTSDIEKGTYPHFMLKEIDEQPFVIRRIIQEYQNENDEIKLDPEVREAMKACDRIYIIAAGTSYHAGLLGKQFIEKLANIPVEVHVASEFSYNMPLLSEKPLFVYISQSGETADSRSVLVQTKELGHPALTITNVPGSTLSREADYTLHLHAGPEIAVASTKAYTAQMAVLAILAVDTARAKGIELDFDPMQELGIVANAMEALTDQKEQLEDLAREYLPTTRNCFFIGRGIDYYVGLEGSLKLKEISYIQAEGFAGGELKHGTIALIEEGTPVIALATQENVNYSIRGNVQEVEARGANSMIVSMKGLDKAGDAFVIPHVHDLLTPLVSVVPLQLISYYAALHRDCDVDKPRNLAKSVTVE, translated from the coding sequence ATGTGTGGAATTGTAGGATATATTGGACAAGAAGATACGAAAGAAATTTTGCTTAATGGACTAGAAAAGCTGGAATATCGCGGTTATGATTCTGCGGGGATTGCAACACTGAACCAAGGCGGTGTTGATGTATTTAAAGTGAAAGGACGTATCGCCACTTTAAGAGAAGCCGTAGATGAAAATGTTAAAGCTACGCTTGGTATCGGTCACACTCGCTGGGCGACTCACGGTGCTCCGAGTAAAGAAAATGCGCACCCTCACCAGAGTAAATCAGGCCGATTCACCATTGTTCACAACGGAGTAATTGAAAACTATGTGGACGTACGTGATGAGTATCTTGCAGATGTTGAGCTGAAAAGTGAAACAGATACAGAAATTATCGTTCAACTGATTGAAGTATTGCACAATGAAATGAACGATGTTGCCGCTGCATTCCGTAAAGCTGTCCAGCTTTTGACTGGTTCTTATGCAATTGCTCTAATCGACGCTGAAAACGAAGATACCATTTATGTGGCCAAAAACAAGAGCCCATTACTAGTAGGACTTGGCGATGACTTTAATGTTGTAGCTAGTGATTCAATGGCAGCTCTTCACGTAACGGATCAGTTTTTAGAACTTATGGATAAAGAAACGGTAATCGTTCGTCGTGATGGAGTTGAAATCCAAGACGTAGACGGTACATCTGTAACACGCGAACCATTTACGGCAGAAATCGATACTTCAGACATTGAAAAAGGGACGTACCCTCATTTCATGCTGAAAGAAATCGATGAGCAGCCTTTCGTTATCCGTCGTATCATCCAAGAATACCAGAATGAGAACGATGAAATTAAATTGGATCCTGAAGTTCGTGAGGCGATGAAGGCTTGCGACCGCATTTATATTATTGCAGCAGGAACAAGTTATCATGCTGGACTTCTTGGAAAACAATTCATTGAAAAATTGGCGAACATTCCAGTAGAAGTTCATGTAGCTAGTGAATTTTCTTATAACATGCCGCTTCTATCAGAAAAGCCATTATTTGTTTATATTTCACAAAGTGGTGAAACGGCCGACAGCCGTTCCGTCCTTGTCCAAACAAAAGAACTTGGTCACCCAGCGTTGACGATTACGAACGTCCCTGGATCCACCCTTTCCCGTGAAGCAGATTATACACTGCACTTGCACGCTGGCCCAGAGATTGCCGTAGCTTCTACCAAAGCTTACACAGCTCAAATGGCTGTTCTTGCAATCCTAGCGGTTGATACAGCACGTGCCAAAGGAATCGAACTTGATTTCGATCCGATGCAAGAGTTAGGTATTGTTGCCAATGCAATGGAAGCACTCACAGATCAGAAAGAGCAGCTTGAGGATCTGGCTCGTGAATACTTGCCAACGACACGCAACTGTTTCTTCATCGGTCGTGGCATCGATTACTATGTAGGTCTTGAAGGGTCTCTTAAACTGAAAGAAATCTCTTACATCCAGGCTGAAGGATTTGCCGGAGGAGAATTGAAGCACGGAACGATCGCTCTAATCGAGGAAGGTACGCCTGTCATCGCTCTTGCGACACAGGAAAACGTAAACTATTCCATCCGTGGTAACGTCCAAGAGGTTGAAGCTCGTGGTGCTAACAGCATGATTGTCAGCATGAAAGGTTTAGACAAAGCTGGAGATGCTTTTGTTATCCCACACGTCCACGACCTTCTGACACCACTTGTATCTGTGGTACCGTTACAGCTAATCTCTTACTATGCTGCCCTTCACCGTGACTGTGACGTAGATAAACCACGTAACCTTGCAAAAAGTGTTACGGTTGAATAA